Proteins co-encoded in one Dyadobacter sp. CECT 9275 genomic window:
- a CDS encoding FecR family protein, whose product MDYYQFEAEDLAADDYFKEWVCSPDEESDAFWNSFLRDYPERYYHIEEGRQLVLGLSGLDPVLVPSEQLSRIWSRVEATVSGPSLLDGRGSRRIIWTVAASILLVLGIGWTWLSRGLLGDDAPAGAVLSDSGAWVETVSGRNDEHALLLPDGSRVRLGSASKLRYPKQFDGDRREVYLTGEAFFEVTKNPKRPFLVYANGLVTKVLGTSFSIQARDHEPEVTVAVKTGRVSVYSARSPEKSNRDPETRGIVLMPNQKAVYLRETSTLSKTLVEKPEMQIHQSSAQARFVFEDAPAGRVFEALEKLYGVEVIFDEELLRNCTVTIDLDDEDLFQKLEVICRVLDLNYKLIDAQVIIYGNGCQ is encoded by the coding sequence ATGGATTACTATCAATTTGAGGCTGAAGATTTGGCCGCTGATGATTATTTTAAAGAGTGGGTGTGTTCACCCGATGAAGAATCGGACGCATTCTGGAATTCTTTCCTTAGGGATTATCCCGAACGTTACTATCATATTGAGGAAGGAAGACAGCTGGTGCTGGGGCTAAGTGGCCTGGATCCTGTGCTGGTACCCTCCGAACAACTTTCCAGGATATGGTCACGGGTGGAGGCCACGGTCTCAGGCCCAAGTTTGCTGGACGGACGTGGCAGCAGAAGGATCATCTGGACGGTTGCTGCGTCCATACTCCTGGTGCTGGGGATCGGATGGACATGGTTATCCAGGGGCTTGCTGGGAGATGATGCCCCTGCCGGGGCGGTGTTATCGGATTCGGGCGCGTGGGTCGAGACCGTGAGTGGCCGAAATGATGAACATGCCTTACTGCTGCCAGACGGGAGCCGGGTACGGTTGGGTTCTGCAAGCAAGCTTCGTTACCCGAAACAATTTGACGGGGACCGGCGAGAGGTTTACCTGACCGGTGAAGCGTTTTTTGAGGTTACGAAAAATCCCAAAAGGCCTTTCCTGGTTTATGCCAATGGATTGGTGACAAAGGTGTTAGGTACCAGCTTCAGCATACAGGCCAGGGACCATGAGCCGGAGGTTACGGTTGCCGTCAAAACAGGGCGGGTATCTGTTTACTCAGCCCGGTCGCCGGAAAAGAGCAACCGGGATCCTGAAACACGTGGTATTGTACTCATGCCCAACCAAAAGGCGGTTTACCTGCGAGAAACATCCACTTTGAGTAAAACACTTGTTGAAAAACCGGAAATGCAGATTCACCAGTCGTCGGCTCAGGCTCGGTTTGTATTTGAAGATGCACCAGCCGGGCGGGTTTTTGAAGCGTTGGAAAAGCTGTATGGAGTAGAGGTTATCTTTGATGAGGAGCTCCTGCGGAATTGTACTGTTACGATTGACCTCGACGATGAAGACCTTTTTCAAAAGCTTGAAGTAATATGCAGGGTGCTTGATCTCAATTATAAACTTATTGATGCGCAGGTAATTATATATGGAAACGGATGCCAATGA
- a CDS encoding RNA polymerase sigma factor: protein MPDLSIPELWNAFRRGERFAFQQIYQLYAKDLISYGSKVTSDVRLIEDSIHDLFIELWQSRSNLSETDSIKFYLFRSLRNKINHAQRKDVFFGFTNIDNVHARPDNYVIENDLIEKERKELLLRRLHKSYGRLSPRQQQAIDLRFRNHFSNEEVARIMGINYQSACKFIYSALKVLRETVHLVFAVLWMGGSSLAAQPLEVATLFT from the coding sequence ATGCCGGATTTATCAATTCCCGAATTATGGAATGCCTTTCGTAGGGGCGAACGGTTTGCTTTTCAGCAGATCTACCAGCTTTATGCCAAAGACCTGATCAGCTATGGCAGCAAGGTAACCTCAGACGTACGCCTGATTGAAGACAGTATCCATGATCTTTTCATCGAGCTGTGGCAAAGCCGAAGTAACCTGAGCGAAACCGATTCAATTAAATTCTACCTTTTTCGCTCCCTTCGCAACAAGATTAACCACGCTCAGCGGAAAGACGTTTTTTTTGGCTTTACAAATATAGACAACGTACACGCGAGGCCTGATAATTATGTAATTGAGAATGATCTCATTGAAAAGGAGAGAAAGGAGCTGTTATTGAGGCGTTTACATAAAAGTTATGGCCGATTGAGTCCCAGGCAGCAACAGGCAATTGACCTTAGGTTTCGCAATCATTTCAGCAACGAGGAGGTTGCCCGTATCATGGGTATCAATTACCAGTCGGCCTGTAAGTTTATTTATTCAGCTTTAAAAGTACTTCGTGAAACGGTGCACCTGGTGTTTGCAGTCCTTTGGATGGGCGGTTCCTCTTTGGCAGCGCAGCCCTTGGAGGTAGCCACATTGTTTACTTAA
- a CDS encoding DUF1624 domain-containing protein, giving the protein MATLIKSRVTSIDLLKGIVMVMMALDHTRDYFYQSSTLSGVTDPAHATWAVYLTRWVTHLCAPTFSFLAGISAYLSGKRKTKAELSGFLVKRGLWLVLMELTIINYAWYLNVWYNNIDLAVIWVLGISMLFLAGFVYLPRNVILLISCVLIFGHNLLDNVHFERSLGWSILHEFSSFQISDTRTINVVYPILPWIAVMALGYCFGRLYDQDIQSDSRKKLFSSLGLAAVTLFVFIRWANSYGDPAPWVRFETTGQTLMSFFNVTKYPPSLLYLLVTLSCAFLFMANSEKWSGKAVDFFIVFGRVPFFYYILHLYTIRLLSMVVAGLTGHGWDLMVQTTFDVDLKTFGFNLGVVYLIWIGIILALYPVCKKFDRYKQSHREKWWLSYL; this is encoded by the coding sequence ATGGCCACGCTCATCAAAAGCCGCGTTACTTCTATTGATTTGTTAAAGGGTATCGTAATGGTGATGATGGCGCTTGACCATACCCGCGATTACTTTTACCAATCCAGTACCCTTTCAGGTGTTACCGACCCTGCACATGCCACCTGGGCAGTATATCTTACGCGCTGGGTTACTCATCTCTGTGCACCCACCTTCAGTTTTCTGGCGGGGATATCGGCCTACCTGTCGGGCAAAAGAAAAACCAAAGCTGAGCTTTCCGGCTTTCTTGTAAAACGCGGGCTCTGGCTTGTTTTGATGGAACTGACCATCATCAACTATGCCTGGTATCTGAACGTATGGTACAACAACATCGACCTGGCAGTGATCTGGGTTTTAGGCATCAGCATGTTATTCCTGGCGGGTTTTGTTTACCTTCCCAGAAACGTCATTTTACTTATTTCCTGTGTTTTGATCTTTGGGCATAACCTGCTGGACAACGTCCACTTTGAGAGGAGCCTGGGGTGGAGCATACTGCACGAATTTTCCTCCTTTCAAATCTCAGATACCCGCACCATCAACGTAGTATACCCTATCCTACCCTGGATCGCAGTGATGGCACTGGGTTACTGTTTTGGTCGCCTTTATGATCAGGATATACAAAGCGACTCCAGAAAAAAGCTGTTCAGCAGCCTGGGACTTGCGGCGGTCACCCTGTTTGTTTTCATCCGATGGGCCAATTCGTATGGCGACCCGGCACCCTGGGTCCGGTTTGAAACCACAGGCCAGACGCTCATGTCGTTTTTCAATGTTACCAAGTACCCTCCGTCACTTTTATATCTGCTTGTTACGCTATCCTGTGCGTTTCTGTTTATGGCCAATTCCGAAAAATGGAGCGGAAAGGCCGTTGATTTCTTCATTGTGTTTGGCCGGGTACCTTTCTTTTACTATATCCTGCACCTTTATACCATTCGGTTGCTTTCTATGGTGGTGGCAGGACTTACCGGCCATGGCTGGGATCTGATGGTCCAAACCACATTCGACGTTGACCTGAAAACTTTTGGGTTTAATCTCGGAGTCGTTTACCTGATCTGGATCGGAATCATCCTGGCGCTCTATCCTGTCTGTAAAAAATTTGATCGTTACAAGCAATCGCACAGGGAAAAGTGGTGGCTGAGTTACCTCTGA
- a CDS encoding PVC-type heme-binding CxxCH protein, with protein sequence MKKTYQYLSLSLLLCAGMYGCLKPESPKNNKTSLEDLAANEEVAGYLKSFQGRGALTDGSSPTPATQSVTKFRYPDDLSLELVLSEPQITQPVDISFDHRGRLWVVQYNQYPFPKGVKVTGVDNHLRFNFDKVPLPPPDGAKGADKITMFEDTDGDGRFDKSTDVITGLNITTSVALGRGKIWVLSPPYLLAYPDPDGDGLPNGKPSVHLEGFGLQDTHAVANSLCWGPDGWLYGGQGSTALANINSSVSKNVAFKGQAIWRYHPESQIFEIYAEGGGNTFNIEMDSKGRVYSGNNNDDRGPNFKQGAYYPKSLGKHGPHTNPYVFGNLENMALTGEPKRFTHALIKYEGGALPTRYQEKMIAINPLLRYVQMVDFVPTGSTFANIDREKILETEDKWFRPVAIKAGPDGAVYISDWYDSRLSHVDPRDTWDKMSGRIYKIRSGNKPAVTPGFDLSKYSNDELIKLLSHSNKWYRQQALRQFADRKDRSVVSRLLPLLQSGEAQTALEALWAIHLSGGLTDNLLLSTLKHKDPFVRLWAVKLSGDQKKVSPAVSEGLRQLATSESHPEVRSQLACTAKRLPAQDALPIVKNLVIYHDDAADPDMPLLLWWAIESKAATDHQLILDFFKDQKVWDQKTVKEALLKRIMQRYVMAGEPADFAACTRLLEMAPSKEHAGLLLTGLEEGLRGRKITDLPADLVRTLQPYLAESSGGSLAFEVRQGKQEAVDQALKIIANPAESLSARLTYIRLMGELNQPGAVPVFLSVVLSGKSTGAIQQAALQSLQRYDQPGIGVKIASAYPDQLRADPDVRLAALSLFASRPSWAHQMMNDIVATKKIHKEDVPDQIVRRLLLLNEKGIQADVEKLWPQVKLSSSAEINEQIVKAEKALQSGTGTVAHGKVVFTNLCSSCHKLYNEGGNIGPDLTGYDRGNIKELLLNIADPNAFIREGYVNYHLVTTDGRTITGNILSQNNRSVTIKPFGEDPLSIGVEQIKEMTPQKTSVMPERLLEGISDQQLRDLFTFITQQKKE encoded by the coding sequence GTGAAAAAAACGTATCAATATCTGTCCCTTTCGCTTCTTCTCTGTGCAGGAATGTATGGCTGCCTGAAACCGGAAAGCCCGAAAAACAATAAAACATCGCTGGAAGATCTGGCAGCCAATGAGGAGGTAGCCGGTTACCTGAAATCATTTCAGGGCAGAGGTGCACTGACGGATGGCTCTTCTCCTACCCCCGCAACACAGTCTGTTACAAAATTCCGCTATCCTGATGACCTCAGTCTGGAACTTGTCCTGTCCGAACCACAGATCACCCAGCCCGTTGATATCAGTTTTGACCACCGGGGAAGGTTATGGGTGGTGCAGTATAACCAGTATCCCTTTCCAAAGGGGGTGAAGGTTACCGGGGTGGATAATCACCTGCGGTTCAATTTCGACAAAGTACCCCTGCCGCCACCGGATGGAGCTAAAGGAGCCGATAAAATCACGATGTTTGAAGATACCGATGGAGACGGGCGTTTTGATAAATCAACAGACGTAATAACGGGCCTGAATATCACCACAAGTGTCGCCCTGGGCCGTGGGAAGATATGGGTACTGAGTCCGCCCTATCTGCTGGCCTATCCTGACCCTGACGGTGACGGCCTTCCCAACGGCAAACCCAGTGTTCACCTGGAAGGATTTGGCCTTCAGGATACGCACGCCGTGGCCAACAGCCTTTGCTGGGGGCCCGACGGCTGGCTTTATGGCGGGCAGGGAAGTACCGCGCTGGCGAACATTAATTCGTCAGTTTCTAAAAATGTAGCCTTTAAGGGGCAGGCAATATGGAGATATCACCCTGAAAGCCAGATATTTGAAATATATGCAGAAGGAGGAGGAAATACCTTCAATATAGAAATGGACAGCAAGGGACGCGTCTATTCAGGCAACAACAACGATGACAGGGGGCCCAACTTTAAACAAGGCGCTTATTATCCCAAAAGCCTTGGCAAACACGGCCCTCATACCAACCCTTATGTTTTCGGGAACCTCGAAAACATGGCCCTGACGGGCGAACCCAAAAGGTTTACCCATGCCCTTATCAAATATGAAGGAGGTGCCCTGCCGACCCGGTATCAAGAAAAAATGATCGCCATCAATCCGCTTTTGAGATATGTGCAGATGGTAGATTTTGTACCGACAGGTTCCACCTTTGCAAATATTGACCGGGAGAAAATCCTGGAAACCGAGGATAAATGGTTCCGCCCGGTGGCTATCAAAGCTGGCCCGGATGGTGCAGTTTATATTTCCGACTGGTATGACAGCCGCCTCTCCCATGTAGACCCCAGAGACACCTGGGATAAGATGTCCGGCCGGATCTATAAAATCCGGTCCGGGAACAAACCTGCTGTTACCCCGGGATTTGATCTGTCAAAATATTCAAATGATGAACTGATCAAACTATTGTCCCATTCCAACAAATGGTACCGCCAGCAGGCACTCAGGCAGTTTGCCGACCGCAAGGACCGCTCTGTTGTTTCCAGATTACTGCCTTTACTTCAGTCAGGTGAGGCCCAGACAGCCCTTGAGGCGCTGTGGGCAATCCATTTGAGCGGCGGCCTTACAGACAACCTCCTGCTCTCAACACTGAAACACAAAGATCCGTTTGTCCGCCTCTGGGCCGTTAAACTATCCGGTGATCAAAAAAAGGTATCTCCAGCCGTATCTGAAGGGCTGCGCCAGCTTGCTACTTCGGAATCGCATCCGGAGGTGCGCAGCCAGCTTGCCTGTACTGCTAAACGGCTTCCGGCACAGGATGCGCTTCCCATTGTTAAAAACCTGGTCATCTACCATGACGACGCGGCCGATCCTGACATGCCCCTTTTGCTATGGTGGGCCATAGAATCCAAGGCCGCAACGGACCACCAGCTGATACTTGATTTTTTTAAGGATCAAAAAGTATGGGATCAAAAAACTGTGAAAGAGGCTTTGTTAAAACGGATCATGCAACGGTATGTAATGGCGGGCGAACCGGCTGATTTCGCTGCCTGCACCCGTTTGCTGGAAATGGCACCTTCCAAAGAGCACGCCGGTCTGCTACTTACCGGCCTGGAAGAAGGATTACGGGGCAGAAAGATAACCGACCTCCCAGCCGACCTGGTTCGCACCCTGCAGCCCTATCTGGCAGAATCCAGCGGGGGATCTCTCGCGTTTGAAGTACGTCAGGGAAAACAAGAGGCAGTGGACCAAGCCCTGAAAATCATTGCAAACCCTGCCGAAAGTCTGTCTGCCCGTTTGACCTACATCCGTCTCATGGGTGAGCTCAACCAGCCCGGTGCTGTGCCAGTCTTTTTATCGGTAGTTCTTTCCGGTAAATCCACAGGGGCCATTCAGCAGGCGGCTTTGCAATCGCTTCAGCGTTACGACCAGCCCGGGATAGGCGTAAAAATAGCCAGTGCCTACCCCGATCAGCTCCGGGCTGATCCGGACGTGCGTCTTGCAGCCCTTTCTTTATTTGCCAGCAGACCTTCCTGGGCACATCAGATGATGAATGACATTGTGGCGACCAAGAAAATTCACAAGGAAGATGTTCCCGATCAGATCGTTCGCAGGTTGCTGCTGCTGAATGAAAAAGGAATTCAGGCGGATGTCGAAAAGCTGTGGCCACAGGTAAAATTATCGTCGTCGGCAGAAATCAATGAACAGATTGTCAAAGCGGAAAAAGCACTCCAATCGGGTACTGGAACGGTAGCGCATGGAAAGGTAGTTTTCACAAATCTGTGCAGCAGTTGTCACAAGCTCTATAACGAAGGAGGTAATATCGGTCCTGACCTGACCGGCTATGACCGCGGTAACATCAAAGAACTCTTGCTGAATATTGCCGATCCCAACGCTTTCATTCGGGAGGGTTATGTGAATTACCACCTCGTCACTACGGACGGCAGGACCATTACCGGGAATATCCTCAGCCAGAACAACCGTTCCGTCACGATCAAGCCTTTTGGAGAAGACCCGTTATCCATTGGAGTTGAACAGATTAAGGAAATGACGCCTCAAAAAACTTCGGTTATGCCCGAAAGATTGCTGGAAGGTATTTCCGATCAGCAACTAAGAGATCTGTTCACCTTTATTACACAGCAAAAAAAGGAGTGA
- a CDS encoding sodium:solute symporter family transporter, which translates to MTNINTVTIILVVGFIIILINLLGGIEAVIWLDVFQGFMLFASGIICISVLLFSVEGGPMEVWKVASENGRTGFGPYEWDLTKLTFMVMAINGAFYAIQKYATDQTVVQRYLTAKTDRSAIHASLLGILLTVPVWTLFMLIGTALFVFYKQHPLPDGLRADAVFPYFIMTQLPTGVVGLILSAMISAAICSLSADLNSLAAVGVEDYFKKLRPGQTDRQYLLASKIIVVISGLIAICIAMLYLDAGDEGVLGIVFTLYAIFSGGIVGIFLLGLLSARANNQGITIAILVCILFTAYAVLTSTPFNISGQERLLVDMGALNFTHHKLMLGVYSHLIVVVVGYLASLFFPKPVVDKRLLYSGWLERRREERLSNQNL; encoded by the coding sequence ATGACCAATATTAATACAGTCACCATCATTCTTGTGGTTGGTTTCATCATCATCCTGATTAACCTGCTCGGGGGAATCGAAGCGGTGATCTGGCTGGATGTTTTCCAGGGATTTATGCTTTTTGCAAGCGGGATCATTTGCATCAGCGTATTACTATTTTCGGTAGAGGGTGGTCCGATGGAGGTGTGGAAAGTAGCTTCGGAGAACGGGCGTACTGGTTTCGGGCCTTATGAGTGGGATCTTACCAAACTTACGTTTATGGTAATGGCCATCAACGGGGCATTTTATGCCATACAAAAATACGCTACAGATCAAACCGTCGTGCAGCGGTATCTGACCGCCAAAACGGACCGGTCGGCCATTCACGCCTCTTTGTTGGGTATCCTGTTAACTGTCCCTGTCTGGACGTTGTTTATGTTGATAGGTACAGCGCTTTTTGTTTTTTACAAGCAGCATCCGCTTCCTGACGGACTGCGGGCGGATGCCGTTTTTCCCTATTTTATTATGACACAACTGCCAACAGGCGTAGTGGGCTTGATCTTGTCTGCCATGATTTCCGCAGCGATATGCAGCCTCAGTGCCGACCTGAATTCCCTTGCTGCGGTGGGGGTGGAGGATTATTTCAAAAAGCTGCGTCCCGGGCAAACAGACAGACAGTACCTGCTTGCCTCCAAAATCATTGTCGTTATCTCAGGGCTGATTGCCATTTGTATTGCGATGTTATACCTCGATGCAGGTGACGAAGGGGTACTGGGCATTGTTTTTACTTTATACGCCATTTTTTCGGGAGGTATTGTGGGGATATTCCTGCTGGGGCTGCTGAGTGCGCGGGCGAACAATCAGGGTATCACCATCGCGATCCTGGTGTGTATTCTTTTTACGGCCTATGCCGTGCTGACATCCACTCCATTTAATATTTCTGGACAAGAACGGCTGCTGGTGGATATGGGTGCTCTGAATTTTACCCATCACAAACTTATGCTGGGCGTATACAGCCACCTGATCGTCGTTGTAGTGGGATACCTGGCCAGCCTTTTTTTTCCCAAGCCGGTTGTAGACAAAAGGCTGCTTTACAGCGGCTGGCTTGAACGGAGAAGAGAAGAGCGGTTAAGCAATCAAAATTTGTAG
- a CDS encoding sodium:solute symporter family transporter: MSSVLHVVDYLIILVFLTGSLVFGLVFAKSQKTTQNYFLAKGKIPSWALGISLLATLISSVTFLAYPGTGYSSNWILLVQGLMVPIVLLVVIWFIVPLFRKVINLSTYEYFERRFGSFARYYSSLAFVLRQFSGMGTVFFYWPFHWKK; this comes from the coding sequence ATGAGTTCAGTTCTGCATGTCGTAGATTATCTGATCATTCTGGTATTTTTAACGGGAAGTCTGGTATTTGGCCTTGTGTTTGCCAAAAGCCAGAAAACCACCCAGAATTATTTTCTCGCCAAAGGAAAGATACCTTCCTGGGCACTGGGGATTTCGCTGCTGGCCACCCTCATCAGCAGTGTAACGTTTCTGGCTTATCCGGGCACGGGGTACTCGTCCAACTGGATCTTGCTGGTGCAGGGGCTGATGGTACCCATCGTATTACTAGTGGTGATCTGGTTTATCGTTCCGCTTTTCAGAAAGGTCATTAACCTGAGTACCTATGAGTATTTTGAAAGACGGTTCGGTTCATTTGCGAGGTATTACAGTTCACTGGCGTTTGTACTGAGGCAGTTCTCGGGCATGGGGACTGTTTTTTTCTACTGGCCGTTTCACTGGAAAAAATGA
- a CDS encoding LacI family DNA-binding transcriptional regulator — protein sequence MAIPKGVSLKEVADKAGVSTATVSRVINSKTVVKGETELRVQKVIKQLGYRPNRVAQRLRTTNGASKLIGLLIPDIQNPFYVDVIRGIEQYAYARNFAIVIGNFSQNEERQKFYIDILKSESVDAFIVAPFPGMNDYVKELVEEGYAVVCIDRGLSNMDLDVVKVDNYQGAFDAVEHLVKVGHRRIGFISGNMQIPTTLERVSGYEAALTKNGIAIDREIIVGRNSDHTSGVELTAQLLDLPHPPTAIFTSNNLLTLGALETIHSRGLKIPEEIAILGFDDMYWSTSLNPPLTAVRQSGFEIGRITIDLLYQRIMEPARPYVSIVLKTELMVRTSCGHKSGKMKSTI from the coding sequence ATGGCCATTCCCAAAGGAGTCAGTTTAAAGGAAGTCGCGGATAAAGCCGGGGTCTCCACTGCTACCGTGTCGAGAGTGATCAATTCGAAAACTGTTGTAAAGGGGGAAACAGAATTGCGCGTACAAAAAGTGATCAAGCAGCTTGGCTACCGGCCCAACCGTGTAGCACAGCGGCTGAGGACGACCAACGGTGCCAGTAAGCTCATTGGCTTGCTGATACCCGATATCCAGAATCCGTTTTATGTGGACGTCATTCGGGGTATTGAGCAGTATGCCTATGCAAGAAATTTCGCTATCGTGATCGGGAACTTCTCCCAAAACGAAGAGAGGCAGAAATTTTACATTGATATACTCAAGTCCGAATCAGTGGATGCATTTATTGTGGCACCATTCCCGGGAATGAACGACTACGTAAAAGAGCTGGTAGAAGAAGGGTATGCCGTGGTCTGTATTGACAGGGGGCTTTCCAATATGGATCTGGACGTGGTGAAGGTTGATAATTACCAGGGTGCTTTCGACGCAGTGGAACATCTGGTGAAAGTTGGACACAGGCGCATCGGTTTTATATCTGGTAATATGCAGATTCCCACCACACTAGAGCGCGTATCAGGATATGAAGCTGCCCTGACCAAAAACGGGATAGCGATAGACAGGGAGATCATTGTGGGAAGGAATTCGGACCATACAAGTGGTGTGGAACTGACCGCACAGCTGCTGGACCTACCGCATCCGCCGACGGCTATTTTTACATCCAATAACCTGCTTACCCTAGGGGCATTGGAAACCATTCATTCCAGAGGGCTGAAGATACCCGAAGAAATAGCCATCCTGGGATTTGATGATATGTACTGGTCCACGTCGCTGAACCCACCCCTGACAGCCGTGCGGCAGTCGGGCTTTGAAATCGGAAGAATTACGATAGATCTGCTATACCAGCGCATCATGGAACCTGCCCGCCCCTATGTCAGCATCGTCCTTAAAACCGAACTGATGGTCAGAACGTCCTGTGGTCATAAATCCGGAAAAATGAAAAGCACTATCTGA
- a CDS encoding iron-containing alcohol dehydrogenase produces the protein MKNIQIYNPGKVVFGPGSFDQFIADFPKLPFKKLYLITISPVAALIQTRLTTLEKAGISILTNTSVIDEPGFQDFERLLQEAENFGADSVAGIGGGSVMDTAKLVAAKLHNQHTIGDILLNGFSKKRTPYLACIPTTSGTGSEVSPNAIFINAEGTKVGVISPELVPDAAYVDPALTLGVPPLVTAATGIDALAHCIEAYTNKFAHPMMDLLALEGVRLIGRFLHKAYLNGNDLEARTQIALGSMYGGVCLGPVNTAAVHALAYPLSKEFHIPHGLSIALLLPYVMEFNIPSSTDRYADIAIALGAEDRGDKEDIARAGIELIKTLLRSCGLPSGLGELNIPFEAVETMAASAVQIQRLLKNNPREINADDAERIYSEAFNRVKS, from the coding sequence GTGAAAAACATTCAGATATATAATCCGGGAAAGGTGGTGTTCGGGCCAGGCAGCTTCGATCAGTTCATTGCCGATTTCCCGAAACTTCCCTTCAAAAAACTGTACCTGATCACCATCTCCCCTGTGGCAGCACTGATTCAAACCAGGCTTACCACACTGGAAAAGGCGGGTATCTCTATTCTTACAAATACTTCCGTCATAGATGAGCCTGGTTTTCAAGACTTTGAAAGACTTTTGCAAGAAGCTGAAAATTTTGGGGCAGACAGCGTAGCCGGTATAGGCGGAGGCAGTGTAATGGATACTGCAAAACTTGTGGCGGCCAAACTTCACAATCAACACACCATCGGAGATATTCTGCTCAATGGCTTTTCAAAAAAAAGGACCCCCTATCTGGCATGTATTCCTACCACGTCAGGTACTGGAAGTGAGGTATCCCCCAATGCTATTTTTATCAATGCGGAAGGAACCAAAGTAGGGGTGATCAGCCCGGAACTCGTACCTGATGCCGCCTACGTAGACCCGGCTCTAACACTCGGTGTACCACCTTTAGTTACCGCCGCAACCGGAATAGACGCTCTGGCCCATTGCATAGAAGCATACACCAACAAATTTGCACACCCGATGATGGACCTCCTTGCCCTGGAAGGTGTGAGGCTGATCGGCAGATTTCTTCACAAGGCATATCTGAACGGTAACGACCTTGAAGCACGTACTCAAATAGCCCTTGGAAGTATGTACGGAGGCGTGTGCCTGGGTCCAGTCAATACTGCTGCCGTGCATGCACTTGCCTATCCGCTGAGCAAAGAATTTCACATCCCACATGGCCTTTCGATAGCACTGCTTCTGCCTTATGTGATGGAATTTAATATCCCCTCCTCCACCGACCGGTATGCGGACATTGCAATTGCACTGGGAGCGGAAGATCGGGGCGACAAGGAAGATATTGCCAGGGCAGGGATTGAGCTGATCAAAACCCTCCTCAGAAGTTGCGGGTTACCATCCGGTCTCGGCGAGCTTAATATCCCCTTTGAAGCCGTGGAAACCATGGCGGCCAGCGCGGTTCAGATCCAACGCTTGTTAAAAAATAATCCCCGGGAAATAAATGCTGACGACGCTGAGAGAATATATTCCGAAGCCTTCAACCGAGTAAAATCATGA
- a CDS encoding dihydrodipicolinate synthase family protein yields the protein MNAIKKYSGVVVPMVTPVDNSYRIDRSATPILVDHLISNGAHPFILGTTGESASVSRSEKLALVKATINASAGKGTIYAGISGNSLYDSLEDARQYHDLGIGVFVATMPSYYPADPDQMERYFTQLADALPTPLIIYNIPATTHLSIPLSLVDRLSQHPNIVGFKDSERSMERLETSVSLWKERTDFSYLSGWAAMSHKAIELGADGIIPSTGNLTPHLYQVIYTSGGGHEGWLAQEKADRISELYQKDRTLSRALPVLKTMMAAYGLCQPEMLPPMYPLTRDEQRTVQSQTLSLFGDLNQINSMN from the coding sequence ATGAATGCAATAAAAAAATACAGCGGCGTTGTAGTACCGATGGTCACACCGGTGGATAACTCTTACAGAATTGACCGCTCTGCAACGCCCATCCTGGTAGACCATCTCATTAGCAACGGAGCGCATCCTTTTATTTTGGGAACCACCGGAGAATCTGCCTCCGTTTCCCGGTCTGAGAAACTCGCACTGGTGAAAGCAACAATCAATGCCTCAGCAGGTAAGGGAACAATTTACGCAGGTATTTCGGGAAATTCACTGTATGACTCTCTCGAAGATGCCCGCCAGTATCATGACCTGGGTATCGGGGTTTTTGTGGCCACCATGCCCAGTTATTACCCCGCCGATCCCGACCAGATGGAACGCTATTTTACCCAGCTGGCCGATGCCCTTCCGACGCCTCTCATTATCTATAACATCCCGGCCACTACCCACTTATCCATCCCTCTAAGCTTGGTAGACCGGCTGAGCCAGCACCCCAATATTGTGGGCTTTAAGGATTCAGAAAGAAGTATGGAAAGACTGGAAACGTCGGTATCATTATGGAAAGAACGGACTGATTTTTCATATCTGTCGGGATGGGCGGCCATGTCACACAAAGCCATCGAACTTGGAGCGGACGGAATCATTCCAAGTACCGGGAACCTCACACCGCATCTCTATCAGGTCATTTACACATCCGGCGGAGGACATGAAGGCTGGCTGGCGCAGGAAAAGGCAGACAGGATTTCTGAATTATACCAAAAAGACAGGACATTGAGCAGAGCGCTTCCTGTATTAAAAACCATGATGGCCGCATACGGGCTTTGCCAACCAGAAATGCTCCCGCCAATGTACCCTTTAACCAGAGACGAACAACGAACCGTCCAAAGCCAGACCTTATCTCTTTTCGGAGATTTGAACCAAATAAACAGCATGAATTAA